The genomic region GGGTCAAATTTCATCACTTACACAAGGTGCTCCAACATGTGGCAAGATTCGAATCACATTAGCACCATGCCTTTCATACCTTAGGAGAAATGGTGATAGAGACTTGATCCCTAGAAAATGTTGTCATGGGGTTAAGAAGGTGAACCATGGAACCAAGAACAAACAAGATCGTCAATCTGTTTGCAAGTGCATCAAAAGAACAACTCAGAATGTTAAGGGTCTGAATCTTAAGAAGCTTGCTAATCTTCCTCAAAAGTGTGGAGTTAAATTGCCCTACAAGTTATCCCCTTCCATGGATTGCAACAAGTAATAATAAAACACTTATCACCACTATCATGCATTTTCATATTATATATATTCCCTATATTTTTACTGAAAATACACAGTTTATATAATTaggaatatatattttttcttagtgTCAATTGATAATATTCTTAATTGTTTATATTATTGAATAATTAgagaattaacttttttttttttacttaatatcagttaattttttaaaattatcattttttactttaaatatttaaacactaaattttaaattttaaatcctatTTTTGTCCTAACTTTAAACCTTAGTCCCTAAGAAAAtaacgttttaaaaaaaaatttacagtAAAGAAAAAAATTGGTATTAATGAATATACTAATTTTAGGTTCATTTTGATTGCCTAATGCAGGATTAACTGAGCTTGTAAGGAACTGTGCTTTTGGATTATGTTACTTTATTGAAGAAGTTGTGTATCCCTAAATTCCTAAATATAGACTACAAACTAAGATTTGAGATATTGATGAAAGATTCTACAATGTATTGTATCACTTGAAAGTAATAGTTGATAGAAATAAATTATTATACTTTCCATCCAATCTCCTTATCCCTCACCATAATAAGTGATAATACTTTAATTGCTTCTTCCTTTTCCCAAAATAAAAAGTTATTTGGAGGGCGTTATTTAAGCATGTAAAGCTTGGTGTCCATCCAACATTGAAATAGGAAGATATGTCATaatctaaattttattattaatataagaTACAGATGTTTCTTCAATATATAAATATTAACTATTGTAAAAGAGGTGTTGACGTAAAACAAATACAATAATTTAGATGTTTCAAATTATAGTAAAAAACATTTTCACTTTCTCATCAGAAACCGAATTTGCATTGTGTATGTGTGGTATAATATCTATATATACCCTAAGTTGGATAATTGCTCTTCATCATATCCATCATATATATCTCACAAGTAGTTCAAATATTAACCTATCTAAAAGTCCTACCATGGCTACCTCTATTAGTGTTGTTAAGGTTACATACTTGACCATGTTGATAATGTGCATAACTTTGGGTCAAATGACACAAGCTGTTGAATTATGTGGCAAGATTGATGCCACATTAGTACCATGCGTTGAATACCTGAGCAGAAACGAACATATAATCCCTCAAAGTTGTTGTGATGGGGTTAAGAACCTGAATGCTGGAGCCAAGAGCAAAGAAGATCGTCAATCCGTTTGCAACTGCATCAGAAGAATGACTAAGAATCTTAGGGGTCTGAAGCCTGACAAGCTTGCTAAACTTCCAGAACAATGTGGAGTTAAATTGCCCTACAAGTTATCCCCCTCCATGGATTGCACCGAGTAAGCTAAAAACACACGTTATATATATAATTGTTCATATTATTCTATTTATGGTGGTGTTACTCGTGAAAATGTCATCATGTTAAGATATTGACAGGTATTATGTTAAAAAATTCAGTTAAACATATTAAATCATATAacttgttagaatataattatgatcaattaacatcaattaatattatttagtatatctgaatatttattataggagattacgtctttattattacgattctcttagcacctataaatatgcttttatattgtatcattttagacaacttgaatacactcaataatacacaaattcttTCTCCAGTCTAGTATCTTATTTCTAACATAACTGTTGGCATTTATATTTTCGTATAAAGATATCTTTATgtgattaattattttattttatttaggatTACCAAATAAATAGTTAAGAGTAATTTTATCATTTGACAATAAAATATTATGTGTGTTATAATATTATGAACATACTAATCTTAGATTAATTTTGATTGGCAATTGCAGGGTTAACTGAGCTTATAGGGAGAAATGTGTCGCTGGCTTATATTACTTAGTTTGGTTGTGGTAGGAAAAATAATTTGGCAAAAGATCGAGAATGAAGAAGTTGCCTATCTCTAAATTTCTAAATATAGAATAAAAGTtaattagatgcaagatattGAGATATGTTATACGGTTTATTCTATCAGTTGAAAGTAATGAATGATATAAATAAATTGTTATACGTTGCATCTAATCTCCTTTAAACACGTGCTTTATTTACTCGTTGGCTTCTATGTACAAGTATGAATTTGAGTTCACAGAGAGCTTTAGCTCTTGGAACAGAATGCAGCAGAAGATCTTTATTACTTGATCAATTATGAAGTATTGAAGAATTAGAATTGTATCTTAATTACATAGCATTGTATGTGAAGACAC from Arachis ipaensis cultivar K30076 chromosome B02, Araip1.1, whole genome shotgun sequence harbors:
- the LOC107628508 gene encoding non-specific lipid-transfer protein 1-like — its product is MASSFVLKIIYLAMMIMCIMLGQISSLTQGAPTCGKIRITLAPCLSYLRRNGDRDLIPRKCCHGVKKVNHGTKNKQDRQSVCKCIKRTTQNVKGLNLKKLANLPQKCGVKLPYKLSPSMDCNKIN
- the LOC107627757 gene encoding non-specific lipid-transfer protein 1-like, translated to MATSISVVKVTYLTMLIMCITLGQMTQAVELCGKIDATLVPCVEYLSRNEHIIPQSCCDGVKNLNAGAKSKEDRQSVCNCIRRMTKNLRGLKPDKLAKLPEQCGVKLPYKLSPSMDCTEVN